A window of Chryseobacterium sp. IHB B 17019 genomic DNA:
AAATTCTTGATGTTTTGGCGGATTTAGAATTGTTTGAACCTACACCGATTCAGGAAAAAAGTATAGGACCGATTCTTTCCGGAAGAGATGTCATGGGAATTGCACAGACCGGAACCGGAAAAACATTAGCATATCTTTTGCCTGTCCTGAAAACCTGGAAATACAACAAAACTGGAAATCCAACGGTTTTGATTTTGGTTCCTACAAGAGAATTGGTGGTTCAGGTAACGGAAATTGTTGAGAAATTAACGGAAAATCTTACTGCAAGAGTTATCGGGATTTATGGTGGAAAAAACATAAATACTCAGAAATTGTTATTTAATGACGGTTGCGATATTTTGGTTGGAACTCCCGGAAGAGTAATGGATTTGGCGATTGATAATGCTATTTCCCTGAAAGAAGTTCAGAAACTGATCATCGATGAGTTTGATGAAATGCTTAATCTAGGGTTCAGACCACAATTAACGCATATTTTCGAAATGATGAAAGATAAGAGACAGAACATTCTTTTCTCGGCAACCATGACGGATGCCGTAGACGAAATGCTGGATCAGTATTTTGCAGGTCCCATCGAAATTTCATTAGCAAAATCAGGAACTCCACTTGAAAAAATTGAACAGACTGCTTATAAAGTAGAAAATTTTAATACTAAAATTAATTTACTTGAACATTTATTGAAAAAAGATACGGAAATGTCCAAAGTATTGATTTTCAATAATAATAAGAAACATGCAGATTTGCTGTTTACAAAAATTGAAGAACTTTTCCCTGGACAGTTCGATGTAATTCACTCAAATAAATCTCAAAACTACAGGCTTAAAGCAATGAAACGTTTTGAGAATGAAGAAATAAGAGGTTTAATTACGACTGATGTAATGGCGAGAGGTCTTGATATCTCTGATATTACACACGTTATCAACTTTGAAATCTCTGAAATTCCGGAACAGTATATTCACAGAATCGGTAGAACGGGTAGGGCAGATAAAGACGGTAAAACGGTGAGTTTTGTAACAAAAAAAGAAGAGCCGTTGATCCTCGACATCGAACTATTAATGGATAAAGAAGTAAAATTCATTGATTTCCCTGAAGAGGTTAAAATTAATCCGAAAAAGATTGCTTCCGAAGAAGATCAGATTGTCATGAAAAATCCTGCTCAGGTAAAGCTTTATGAAGGTGGAGGAGCTTTCCATGAGAAGAAAGATAAAAATAAAAAGGAAAACTGGGGTGGGCCGTCAAAAAGAAAGGCACCGAAAAAATTCGGGGCAAACAGGGCTCAACAGAAATCAATATCAAAATCTAAAAAGAAGAAATAAAAAAACTCCCAATCTGGGAGTTTTTTGTTGGCTCTCGAAGCCAATTATTTCATATAAGGAATCATCACGGAAGTCCAAAGCTGGTAACCTTCTGGAGTCATGTGAAGCATATCTTCCACAAAAAGGTCTTTTCTTACATTTCCACTAGCATCCTGCATCACTTTTGTAATATCTATGAAGTCTGCATTGGGTTCTTTCTTCATGAATTCCGCAATTTTTTTATTGGCAATTTTCATTTGTGGCCAAAGCTTTTCGCGGCTTGGAGAATATTTGATTGAAATATAATCAACTTCGATAGTTGGGAACTTTTCCCTGATTTTTTTATAGAAAGTTTTAAACCTGTCGACAACAACTTCAGCTTTCAATTTGTCATTATCTGCAAAATCATTTTCACCACAATAAATAATGATCTGTTTTGGTTGATACGGGCTCAGAAGATCGTCTGCATAATCATTAAGGTCCGTTAGTCTTGATCCTCCGAAACCTCTGTTGATAATTGTTTTATCCGGAAAATAATTCGCTACATCCGTCCATTTTGTGAAAGATGAACTTCCGATCAAAAGAATAGCATCTTTCGGTGAAGTGGTTTCCTGATCCAGTTTTTTGAAGTTCTGAATGTCCTGCCAGAACATCGGTTTTTTTTCCTGTGAAAAGAAAAGGGTAAAAGCCAGCAATAAGAATGCTGATAACATCTTCTTCATTTTTAATAATTTTTAATTAATAAAATCCTTCTTTTTCATTAAAAAACTCCCGAAAAATTCGAGAGTCTGTGTTTATCTTTTATAAGAGATGTAAGTGTAGTCAATCACCATATCTCCATCCTGGTCGATATTGTCATACAACTGTTTAATTCTCATTTCCGTACTTGTAAGAACTACTACTTTATAAGGTCTTGAACTATCATTATTATATTTGATGGTTAGATCCTTTGTGTCAGTATTATACTCGTATGTACCTTCATTTTTGGAATTCATCTGGCAATCAGCACCAACTCCTGAAAAAGCCGTGTACGCTGTATAATAATCCGTTCTGAACTCTGTAATATTTTTTGCAGAACATCCTGTAGGAGTGTCTGTTGAGATTACTGTTTTATCGTCTTTTCCTGAAATGACTTCTGTTTTACTGGTTTTCCATTCACCCTTCATCATATCCATTTCATATGCTTGGATGTCATCATCTTCACAAGAAGTAAGCGCTAACGCTGAAAAGGCAAATAAAAGTAACTGTTTTTTCATTTTCACAAATTTAAGAATATGCTAAAATATAAATAAATTTGAAATATTTATAATGAAATTAAGGTTTTTTAAACGAATGTTTGTAAAAAAGGTAATTTGGTTGGAAGTTGGGAGCAGGAAGCAGGAAGTTTTATATAAACCGTCACATTTTCAGGCAGCAATTAAACCTCCATCTTCCAACTTCTAACACCCATCTTTTAATAGCTCATCTCCACAATCTTATAAGCATCCTGTGGAGTCAGCTTTTTGTATTCTCCAAGGCCAAGCCAGTTTCTTGCCGTAAAGGCTTTCTCCACTCTTTCGGCAGTTCCGTTGTAGTCTTCGGTATATTCTGAAAGCTTGGTCTGGATATCTAAGCTATGGAAAAATTCTTCCAGTTTTTTGATGCCCAATTCTGCTTTTTCTTCAATACTTCCGTCTTTAATTCCCCAAACTCTTTCGGCATATTGTGCTAATTTTCCTTTTTTATCTGCAAAATTATAACGGTAATGAGAAGGCGCAATAATCGCGAGTGTTCTTGCATGATCGATTCCGAAATAAGCCGTCAGCTCGTGTCCCATGGCATGAACAGCCCAATCCGTAATTACTCCTTTTTGAATTAGACCATTTAAAGCCATTGTACAGCACCACATGAAATTTCCGGCTGCATTATAATCAAATTCATCCGCCAATACTTTCGGAGCGGTTTCCTGTAAGCTGATCAGGATACTTTCCGCGATCCTTTCCTGTAAATCTGCAGAAGAAGGAGCCGTCATATATTGTTCCAAAACATGGGTATAAGCGTCTGTAATCCCGTTTACAATCTGTCTTTTCGGAATTGATTTTACCACTTCCGGATCCAAAACTGAAAACTGTGGGAAAAGTCCGGGACCGCCTGTGGAAAGCTTTTCATTGGTTTCTCTTCTTGAAATTACATATCCCGAATTCATCTCAGAACCCGTTGCTGGTAATGTCAAAACACTTCCAAAAGGCATTCCTTCTCCTTCAAAAGTTCTTACCGGTTTTTTTAGGATTTCCCAAGGCTCACCGTTGTAATTCGCTGCTGCAGAAAGGAATTTCGTGCCGTCGATCACAGAACCGCCGCCAACAGCCAGAAGGAAAGTAATATTTTTTTCTTTGATGACTTTTAAAGCTTCAATTAAAACTTCATATTCAGGATTAGCAGGAACCCCACCGAATTCATGCACTTCATGGTCTTTCAAAGCTTCTTTTACCTGATCATAAACGCCGTTATTCTTGATGCTTCCGCCACCATAAATCATTAAAACTTTGGCATCTTTAGGAATTTCATTTGAAATTTTTGCAATTTCACCTTTTCCGAAAAGTATTTTTGTTGGATTTTTAAACTCGAAATTAAGCATGTTCTTAAATTTATTTTAAGCCAAATTTAAGCATTGCTGAACGAAAATTGAGTTAATAAAGTTTTAAAATTATGATGATTGGGTTTTATGAAAACTATTGGAATTAAACCTTATGTATAAATTTGTCATTCTGAAAGTAGCGGAACAGAATGAAGAATCTAACCTTATTTGACTTAATTCAGATTTAATAATGCAAATTCTTTAATAGAGATTCTTCTTTCGTCAGAATGACAATGTGGGAAAATCATTCGTGATATTAGTGTTTTAAAGATACTTTCAATTTCCCAGTTTTCCTGTCAATTGTAATTAAAAAATATTCTTTCACTTCAGAACTATTTTTAATTTTTGAAAGATATAATGAAATATGTTTGTCTTCAATTTTATATGAACTGCTCATTG
This region includes:
- a CDS encoding DEAD/DEAH box helicase, with translation MEKLTFADFDLPVKILDVLADLELFEPTPIQEKSIGPILSGRDVMGIAQTGTGKTLAYLLPVLKTWKYNKTGNPTVLILVPTRELVVQVTEIVEKLTENLTARVIGIYGGKNINTQKLLFNDGCDILVGTPGRVMDLAIDNAISLKEVQKLIIDEFDEMLNLGFRPQLTHIFEMMKDKRQNILFSATMTDAVDEMLDQYFAGPIEISLAKSGTPLEKIEQTAYKVENFNTKINLLEHLLKKDTEMSKVLIFNNNKKHADLLFTKIEELFPGQFDVIHSNKSQNYRLKAMKRFENEEIRGLITTDVMARGLDISDITHVINFEISEIPEQYIHRIGRTGRADKDGKTVSFVTKKEEPLILDIELLMDKEVKFIDFPEEVKINPKKIASEEDQIVMKNPAQVKLYEGGGAFHEKKDKNKKENWGGPSKRKAPKKFGANRAQQKSISKSKKKK
- a CDS encoding GDSL-type esterase/lipase family protein → MKKMLSAFLLLAFTLFFSQEKKPMFWQDIQNFKKLDQETTSPKDAILLIGSSSFTKWTDVANYFPDKTIINRGFGGSRLTDLNDYADDLLSPYQPKQIIIYCGENDFADNDKLKAEVVVDRFKTFYKKIREKFPTIEVDYISIKYSPSREKLWPQMKIANKKIAEFMKKEPNADFIDITKVMQDASGNVRKDLFVEDMLHMTPEGYQLWTSVMIPYMK
- a CDS encoding lipocalin family protein codes for the protein MKKQLLLFAFSALALTSCEDDDIQAYEMDMMKGEWKTSKTEVISGKDDKTVISTDTPTGCSAKNITEFRTDYYTAYTAFSGVGADCQMNSKNEGTYEYNTDTKDLTIKYNNDSSRPYKVVVLTSTEMRIKQLYDNIDQDGDMVIDYTYISYKR
- a CDS encoding iron-containing alcohol dehydrogenase → MLNFEFKNPTKILFGKGEIAKISNEIPKDAKVLMIYGGGSIKNNGVYDQVKEALKDHEVHEFGGVPANPEYEVLIEALKVIKEKNITFLLAVGGGSVIDGTKFLSAAANYNGEPWEILKKPVRTFEGEGMPFGSVLTLPATGSEMNSGYVISRRETNEKLSTGGPGLFPQFSVLDPEVVKSIPKRQIVNGITDAYTHVLEQYMTAPSSADLQERIAESILISLQETAPKVLADEFDYNAAGNFMWCCTMALNGLIQKGVITDWAVHAMGHELTAYFGIDHARTLAIIAPSHYRYNFADKKGKLAQYAERVWGIKDGSIEEKAELGIKKLEEFFHSLDIQTKLSEYTEDYNGTAERVEKAFTARNWLGLGEYKKLTPQDAYKIVEMSY